A region of Streptomyces halobius DNA encodes the following proteins:
- the htpX gene encoding zinc metalloprotease HtpX, which yields MAQTRFAPDRGLTSRMVMTMFFIGLLYVVVVGVLVVLLKGAWVVIMLLAGGMFIAQFWFSDRIAAFSMGAREVTPEQAPELHGAVDRLCALADMPKPRVAIADSDLPNAFATGRNQKNSMVCATTGLLRRLEPEELEGVLAHELSHVAHRDVVVMTIASFLGVLAGIITRVALWSGVGRNSRDQNAAIAVLIVTAVSAVVYAISFLLTRLLSRYRELSADRAAAILTGRPSSLASALTKITGQMARIPTRDLRKVEPFNAFFFAPAFSKEHFSRLLSSHPTLEQRLDQLGRIAAQLGRS from the coding sequence ATGGCACAGACCCGATTCGCCCCCGACCGCGGGCTGACCTCCCGCATGGTCATGACGATGTTCTTCATCGGGTTGCTGTACGTCGTGGTCGTCGGCGTGCTGGTGGTGCTGCTCAAGGGTGCCTGGGTGGTGATCATGCTCCTCGCGGGCGGCATGTTCATCGCGCAGTTCTGGTTCAGCGACCGGATCGCGGCATTCAGCATGGGAGCGCGCGAGGTGACGCCGGAGCAGGCGCCCGAGCTGCATGGTGCCGTCGACCGGCTGTGCGCGCTGGCGGATATGCCCAAGCCGCGGGTGGCGATCGCCGATTCGGACCTGCCGAACGCCTTCGCGACCGGCCGCAATCAGAAGAACTCCATGGTCTGCGCCACGACGGGACTGCTGCGCCGGCTGGAGCCGGAGGAGCTGGAGGGCGTGCTCGCCCATGAGCTCTCGCATGTCGCGCACCGCGATGTCGTGGTGATGACGATCGCGTCGTTCCTCGGCGTGCTCGCCGGGATCATTACCCGGGTCGCCCTGTGGAGCGGTGTCGGACGCAACAGCAGGGACCAGAACGCGGCCATCGCCGTGCTGATCGTCACCGCGGTCAGCGCCGTCGTCTACGCCATCAGCTTCCTGCTGACCCGGTTGCTGTCCCGTTACCGGGAACTGTCCGCCGATCGTGCCGCCGCGATACTGACCGGCCGCCCGTCGTCGCTGGCGTCCGCGCTGACGAAGATCACCGGACAGATGGCGCGGATCCCGACCCGCGATCTGCGCAAGGTGGAGCCGTTCAACGCGTTCTTCTTCGCCCCGGCGTTCAGCAAGGAGCACTTCAGCCGGCTGCTGTCCTCGCACCCGACGCTGGAGCAGCGGCTGGATCAGCTGGGCCGGATCGCCGCACAGTTGGGGCGGTCGTGA
- a CDS encoding calcium-binding protein: MSTFDPATLEALIAEATVDAYGEDEQLTGLFTMIEENLAVPFTTTVLGVEVNVIGVDLTEDGRVVVRCARGAVRQNIGVLDLPLPDPAPEGSHWIEAYRYWAR, from the coding sequence ATGAGCACCTTTGACCCAGCCACGCTGGAGGCGTTGATCGCAGAGGCCACCGTGGACGCCTACGGCGAGGATGAGCAGCTCACCGGCCTCTTCACGATGATCGAGGAGAACCTCGCCGTACCGTTCACCACCACTGTGCTCGGTGTCGAGGTGAACGTGATCGGCGTTGATCTGACCGAGGACGGACGCGTGGTCGTCCGCTGTGCTCGGGGAGCGGTTCGGCAGAACATCGGAGTTCTGGACCTGCCGCTGCCCGACCCTGCCCCGGAGGGCTCGCACTGGATCGAGGCATACCGCTACTGGGCCCGCTGA
- a CDS encoding metal-dependent hydrolase, translating into MSTPRPQEQHPITPRRVSFDWRKTPLHWIPDEPTATHVINVLHLLLPAGERWFVKVFKEALPLVRDEELLKDVKGFMGQEATHSVQHSYVLEHLAHQGLDTAPYTRHIDFLFDYLLGEKPPLGLPVPEQEWLRFRLSLIAAIEQFTAVLGNWVLDADSLDRAGPDPVMLDLLRWHGAEEVEHRAVAFDMYQHTGGQEPARYLRRILGMSVTAPVLLYLWARGAAYLLRHDPQLATRSRYTLREHNRAVHKGLLPTWRELGAAIPRYLRRSYHPSQEGSLRTAVAYLASSPAARAAARVAGRAALS; encoded by the coding sequence ATGAGCACGCCACGCCCACAGGAGCAGCACCCGATCACTCCCCGCCGGGTCTCGTTCGACTGGCGCAAGACGCCGCTGCACTGGATACCCGACGAACCCACCGCCACCCACGTCATCAACGTGCTGCACCTGCTGCTCCCGGCTGGCGAGCGATGGTTCGTCAAGGTCTTCAAGGAGGCCCTCCCCCTGGTCCGCGACGAGGAGCTGCTCAAGGACGTCAAGGGCTTCATGGGCCAGGAGGCCACCCACAGCGTCCAGCACTCCTACGTCCTGGAACACCTGGCCCACCAGGGCCTGGACACCGCCCCCTACACCCGGCACATCGACTTCCTCTTCGACTATCTGCTGGGTGAGAAGCCGCCGTTGGGCCTCCCCGTCCCCGAGCAGGAGTGGCTGCGCTTCCGGCTCTCCCTGATCGCCGCCATCGAGCAGTTCACCGCCGTACTCGGCAACTGGGTGCTGGACGCCGACAGCCTGGACCGCGCCGGACCCGACCCGGTCATGCTCGATCTGCTGCGCTGGCACGGAGCGGAAGAGGTCGAGCACCGCGCGGTCGCCTTCGACATGTACCAGCACACCGGCGGCCAGGAGCCCGCCCGCTACCTCCGCCGCATTCTGGGCATGTCCGTGACGGCCCCGGTCCTCCTCTACCTCTGGGCCCGGGGAGCGGCCTACCTCCTCCGGCACGACCCGCAGCTCGCCACCCGCTCCCGTTACACGCTGCGCGAGCACAACCGCGCCGTCCACAAGGGGCTGCTGCCCACCTGGCGGGAGCTGGGAGCGGCGATACCGCGGTATCTGCGGCGGTCGTACCATCCCTCGCAGGAAGGGTCGCTGCGCACGGCCGTCGCCTACCTGGCGTCCTCCCCGGCCGCACGCGCCGCGGCGCGCGTGGCGGGCCGCGCGGCCCTCTCCTAG
- the pspAB gene encoding PspA-associated protein PspAB, whose product MGFLDAILGRSKPVRPDLDQLFALPSAAVTLQVAAGFVPTGLGSVCFASVEGGAFSRIQEEARALLDGPVEFSQDGYGYTWLLVRHAPEDVAGLVNDLHAVNTSLAEAGFGPQLLCSLIGFRDERERPLALVYLYKRGTFYPFAPQPGGGEKRDNPIELQVRAMLGNDLTIENDLSRWFPVWGAPGL is encoded by the coding sequence ATGGGATTTCTGGACGCCATCCTCGGCCGCAGCAAGCCGGTACGCCCCGATCTCGACCAGCTCTTCGCGTTGCCGTCCGCCGCCGTCACCCTGCAGGTCGCGGCCGGATTTGTACCCACCGGCCTGGGGTCGGTGTGCTTCGCGAGCGTTGAGGGGGGCGCGTTCTCGCGGATCCAGGAGGAGGCACGGGCACTGCTGGACGGCCCGGTGGAATTCAGCCAGGACGGGTACGGCTATACCTGGCTGCTCGTGAGGCATGCCCCGGAGGATGTGGCGGGCCTGGTCAACGACCTGCACGCGGTCAATACGTCCTTGGCGGAGGCGGGTTTCGGGCCCCAGCTGCTGTGCTCACTGATCGGATTCCGCGATGAGCGGGAGCGGCCGCTGGCGCTGGTCTATCTCTACAAGCGCGGCACGTTCTATCCCTTCGCGCCGCAGCCTGGTGGTGGTGAGAAGCGCGACAACCCGATCGAACTCCAGGTTCGGGCGATGCTCGGGAACGATCTGACGATCGAGAACGATCTGTCGCGGTGGTTCCCGGTGTGGGGGGCTCCTGGGCTCTGA
- a CDS encoding MerR family transcriptional regulator: MTEQPPTAEYRIEDLAHLSGATVRTIRAYQDRGLLPRPERRGRANVYDDAHLARLRQIAALLDRGYTLASIKELLEAWDAGLDLGGVLGLVAEIDGPWTDEQASRISRADLDSAFGGTPDEAAVAEAVDLGVLERVRGRDDEFLVPSPQELAVAAELHSAGVPLAAIAGHLRELRGQVEHIASRFLDFTSEHIFRPYLDHSPTEAEAEEAAVLVRRLRPLAQQTVDAELARAMRTLATRYLRHHLIEARPPVSRGTAGVMPTADGTERAGDAADAGRTVPADASAPPSATVPVAAPRPATGTEPLALPAETVQAVRALVGPENTAAFIAAAAHREVHARTMDTLAVAAARETAAADDRHTGHDVPDTTDVPRHL, translated from the coding sequence GTGACCGAGCAGCCGCCGACGGCCGAGTACCGCATCGAGGACCTGGCCCACCTCAGCGGCGCCACGGTGCGCACGATCCGCGCCTACCAGGACCGCGGGCTGCTGCCCCGGCCGGAACGCCGCGGCCGGGCCAATGTCTACGACGACGCCCACCTGGCCCGGCTGCGCCAGATCGCCGCGCTGCTCGACCGCGGCTACACCCTCGCCAGCATCAAGGAACTCCTGGAGGCCTGGGACGCGGGACTCGACCTCGGCGGGGTCCTCGGCCTGGTCGCCGAGATCGACGGGCCGTGGACCGACGAGCAGGCATCCCGGATCAGCCGCGCCGATCTGGACAGCGCCTTCGGCGGCACCCCCGATGAGGCGGCGGTGGCCGAGGCCGTCGACCTGGGCGTCCTGGAACGCGTCCGGGGCCGGGACGACGAGTTCCTGGTCCCCAGCCCCCAGGAACTCGCGGTCGCCGCCGAACTGCACTCCGCGGGCGTTCCGTTGGCGGCGATAGCGGGGCATCTGCGCGAGCTGCGTGGCCAGGTCGAACATATCGCCTCCCGATTCCTGGACTTCACCTCCGAACACATCTTCCGGCCGTACCTGGACCACTCACCGACGGAAGCCGAGGCGGAAGAGGCCGCCGTCCTCGTCCGACGGCTGCGCCCCCTCGCCCAGCAGACCGTCGACGCCGAACTCGCCCGCGCCATGCGCACCCTGGCCACCCGCTACCTCCGACACCACCTCATCGAAGCGCGGCCTCCGGTCTCCCGGGGGACCGCTGGAGTGATGCCGACGGCGGACGGTACCGAGCGAGCGGGCGACGCGGCAGACGCAGGGCGAACCGTCCCCGCGGACGCCTCGGCCCCGCCCTCGGCCACCGTGCCGGTCGCGGCCCCCCGTCCCGCGACCGGCACGGAGCCGCTGGCTCTGCCCGCCGAAACCGTGCAGGCCGTGCGGGCCCTGGTGGGCCCGGAGAACACGGCCGCCTTCATCGCCGCCGCCGCACACCGCGAGGTCCACGCACGCACCATGGACACCTTGGCCGTGGCCGCCGCCCGCGAAACCGCAGCGGCGGACGATCGGCACACCGGCCACGACGTGCCCGACACCACCGACGTGCCCCGACACCTCTGA
- a CDS encoding LLM class flavin-dependent oxidoreductase has translation MRLSTLILPVRRWSEGGREVWQRAEELGFHAAYTYDHLSWRTFRDTTWFGAVPTLTAAAAATSRLRLGTLVTSVKPFSPIAA, from the coding sequence ATGCGACTGAGTACCTTGATCCTTCCCGTCCGTCGTTGGTCCGAAGGCGGACGGGAGGTCTGGCAGCGTGCCGAGGAGCTGGGGTTCCACGCCGCGTACACCTACGACCACCTCTCCTGGCGGACCTTTCGCGACACGACCTGGTTCGGCGCCGTCCCCACGCTGACCGCGGCCGCGGCCGCGACCTCCCGTCTTCGCCTGGGCACCCTCGTCACCTCAGTCAAGCCTTTTTCGCCTATCGCGGCCTGA
- a CDS encoding DEAD/DEAH box helicase has protein sequence MAQVVVRVPSTGARSAPPLAAPEAGAFARELLDGGWAAVFLPGEPARLGRLLLWQPADAAAGIGVAPAGIETDAVELVLPHGRSVRRRRVEGYALPVALAVSALAGAPPLHPSAAAWQAAARFALRLLADGRLHPALTPAGYDTWQAGPFTAAQRQTLDALAAAFPPHAHCLPEPGPVPLRIAEPAALVRQFCDAVADDLVRTPAAPLAMGALPYAWHETRAVPALREWAEETTAAFTAEVGVSLRVDVPEGRRRQFRAALQLHTAADPSLVVEAARLWSEPAEIERLLGPRAETETLLALRRGARVWSPLQRVLKDAAPDELRLTDDEAFDLLGDATDALRAAGIDVHWPRELVKALTATAEIGQRTAPGSSAGGLLDADALLDFRWQLSLGGEPLTETEMDALAETRRPLVRLRDQWVVADPKLVARARRRRMEPLTPMEALGAALTGEVERDGEPVPCAAVGALGDLVARIRDPESRTPAPQPAALKATLRDYQKRGLSWLAEMCELGLGGCLADDMGLGKTITLLALHLHRQTTPATAGPTLVVCPASLLGNWQREAARFAPSTPVRRYHGGDRHLEDLAGDEIVLVTYGVLRRDREVLAETAWSLLAADEAQHVKNPYAVTARELRALPARARVSLTGTPVENNLSELWALLDWTTPGLLGPLTAFRDRHARPIETGEDPDVAERLSRLVRPFLLRRKKSDPGIAPELPAKTETDRVVSLTAEQTSLYEAVVRETMAKIAESEGIARRGLVLKLLTALKQICNHPAQYLRQSTPLRGRSGKLDLLDELIDTITAEGESVLVFTQYKQMAALLEKHLAERGIPTLFLHGGIPVARREEMVERFQRGEVPVFLLSLKAAGTGLNLTRATHVVHYDRWWNPAVEDQATDRAYRIGQDKPVQVHKLIAEGTVEDKVAKLLESKRVLADAVVGSGEAALTELSDADLAELVTLGRQS, from the coding sequence GTGGCACAGGTCGTCGTACGGGTGCCGAGTACGGGCGCGCGGAGCGCACCGCCGCTGGCCGCGCCGGAGGCGGGTGCCTTCGCGAGGGAGCTGCTCGATGGCGGCTGGGCGGCGGTGTTCCTGCCCGGTGAGCCCGCCCGCCTGGGCCGGCTGCTGCTGTGGCAGCCCGCCGACGCGGCTGCCGGGATCGGCGTGGCACCCGCAGGCATCGAGACCGATGCGGTGGAGCTGGTGCTGCCGCACGGCCGCTCGGTCCGGCGGCGCAGGGTCGAGGGTTACGCCCTGCCCGTCGCCCTCGCGGTGTCCGCCCTGGCCGGGGCACCGCCACTGCACCCGTCGGCTGCCGCCTGGCAGGCCGCCGCCCGCTTCGCGCTGCGGCTGCTCGCCGACGGCCGCCTCCACCCGGCCCTCACCCCGGCCGGTTACGACACCTGGCAGGCCGGCCCGTTCACTGCCGCCCAGCGTCAGACGCTGGACGCCCTCGCCGCCGCCTTCCCGCCCCACGCCCACTGCCTGCCCGAGCCCGGCCCGGTACCGCTGCGGATCGCCGAACCGGCCGCGCTGGTACGCCAGTTCTGCGACGCGGTCGCCGACGACCTGGTCCGTACTCCGGCCGCGCCGCTCGCCATGGGAGCACTGCCGTACGCCTGGCACGAGACGCGTGCGGTGCCCGCGCTGCGTGAATGGGCCGAGGAGACCACCGCCGCGTTCACCGCCGAGGTCGGTGTCTCGCTGCGCGTCGACGTACCCGAGGGACGGCGTCGACAGTTCCGGGCTGCCCTGCAACTGCACACCGCGGCGGATCCTTCGCTCGTCGTGGAGGCTGCACGGCTGTGGAGCGAACCGGCCGAGATCGAGCGGCTGCTCGGGCCGCGCGCCGAGACCGAGACGCTGCTCGCACTGCGCCGCGGCGCCCGAGTCTGGTCCCCGCTCCAGAGGGTGCTGAAGGACGCCGCTCCCGACGAGCTCCGGCTGACCGACGACGAAGCCTTCGATCTGCTGGGGGACGCCACCGACGCGCTGCGCGCGGCCGGTATCGACGTGCACTGGCCGCGCGAGCTGGTCAAGGCACTCACCGCGACCGCGGAGATCGGGCAGCGCACCGCCCCCGGCTCCAGCGCGGGCGGCCTCCTCGACGCCGACGCCCTCCTCGACTTCCGCTGGCAGCTCTCGCTCGGCGGCGAGCCGCTCACCGAGACCGAGATGGACGCCCTCGCCGAGACCCGCCGCCCCCTCGTGAGGCTGCGCGACCAGTGGGTGGTCGCCGACCCGAAACTGGTGGCCCGCGCCAGGCGCCGCCGGATGGAACCGCTCACCCCCATGGAGGCGCTGGGCGCCGCGCTGACCGGCGAGGTGGAAAGAGACGGCGAGCCGGTCCCCTGCGCGGCGGTCGGCGCGCTCGGCGACCTCGTCGCCCGTATCCGCGATCCCGAATCCCGTACCCCTGCCCCGCAGCCAGCCGCGCTCAAGGCCACCTTGCGCGACTACCAGAAGCGGGGCCTTTCCTGGCTGGCCGAGATGTGTGAACTCGGCCTCGGCGGCTGCCTCGCCGACGACATGGGCCTGGGCAAGACCATCACCCTGCTCGCCCTGCACCTGCACCGCCAGACCACCCCCGCCACCGCGGGCCCCACCCTCGTCGTCTGCCCCGCCTCCCTGCTCGGCAACTGGCAGCGCGAGGCCGCCAGGTTCGCGCCCTCCACCCCCGTACGCCGCTACCACGGCGGCGACCGCCACCTCGAAGACCTGGCCGGCGACGAGATCGTCCTGGTCACCTACGGGGTGCTGCGCCGCGACCGCGAAGTCCTCGCCGAGACCGCCTGGTCGCTTCTCGCCGCCGATGAGGCCCAGCACGTCAAGAACCCCTACGCCGTCACCGCCCGCGAACTGCGCGCCCTGCCCGCACGCGCGCGCGTCTCCCTCACCGGCACCCCCGTGGAGAACAACCTCTCCGAACTGTGGGCGCTCCTGGACTGGACCACCCCCGGACTGCTCGGACCGCTCACCGCCTTCCGCGACCGGCACGCCCGCCCCATCGAGACGGGCGAGGACCCCGACGTCGCCGAACGCCTGTCCCGTCTCGTCCGCCCCTTCCTGCTGCGCCGCAAGAAGTCCGACCCGGGCATCGCGCCCGAACTGCCCGCCAAGACCGAGACCGACCGCGTCGTCTCGCTGACCGCCGAACAGACCAGCCTGTACGAGGCAGTGGTCCGCGAGACCATGGCAAAGATCGCGGAATCCGAGGGCATCGCCCGCCGCGGCCTGGTGCTCAAGCTGCTCACCGCGCTGAAGCAGATCTGCAACCACCCGGCCCAGTACCTGCGCCAGTCCACACCCCTGCGCGGCCGCTCCGGCAAGCTCGACCTGCTCGACGAACTGATCGACACCATCACCGCCGAGGGCGAGTCTGTGCTGGTCTTCACCCAGTACAAGCAGATGGCGGCCCTCCTGGAGAAACATCTCGCCGAGCGCGGCATCCCCACCCTCTTCCTGCACGGCGGCATCCCCGTCGCGCGCCGCGAGGAGATGGTGGAACGCTTCCAGCGCGGTGAAGTGCCGGTGTTCCTGCTGTCGTTGAAGGCGGCCGGCACCGGACTCAACCTCACCCGCGCCACCCATGTCGTGCACTACGACCGCTGGTGGAACCCGGCCGTCGAGGATCAGGCCACCGACCGCGCGTACCGCATCGGCCAGGACAAACCCGTTCAGGTCCACAAACTCATCGCGGAGGGCACCGTAGAGGACAAGGTGGCGAAACTCCTTGAATCCAAGCGCGTGCTCGCCGACGCGGTCGTCGGCTCCGGCGAGGCCGCCCTGACCGAACTGTCCGACGCCGACCTCGCCGAACTCGTCACCCTGGGGAGGCAGTCATGA
- a CDS encoding M23 family metallopeptidase, with product MSRSYAQERREARAQRIERDRLRTALHRERRMAAALRRAAGSIASAQYRTGSIVAYTLRTAGPGSGKSLARAHEEADRRERALAARAHSAGQASRALAGASATAAARAAVLAERRDHLKTARTRVKRGLRAARGELRKLAATAARSGSCGGLPRAASRAAVEAAPAPVPRGKWTRPVEHYRLTAPFGGAGGHWADGHTGQDFAVPVGTPVRSIGSGRIVSLTCGDGFGISMVVRHRRGWYSQYAHLSAALAVPGERVGAGERIALSGDTGNSTGPHLHFEVRRKPSRGSSVDPVAWLRKRGVRV from the coding sequence ATGAGCCGGTCGTACGCCCAGGAGCGCCGCGAGGCGCGGGCGCAGCGCATCGAGCGCGACCGGCTGCGTACGGCCCTGCACCGCGAGCGCCGCATGGCCGCCGCGCTGCGCCGTGCGGCAGGTTCCATCGCCAGCGCGCAGTACCGCACCGGCAGCATCGTGGCGTACACACTGCGCACGGCGGGGCCCGGCTCGGGAAAGTCGCTGGCCAGAGCGCATGAGGAGGCGGATCGGAGGGAGCGCGCGCTGGCCGCGCGGGCGCATTCGGCAGGCCAGGCGAGCCGCGCGCTGGCAGGCGCGAGCGCGACGGCGGCTGCCCGCGCGGCGGTACTCGCCGAACGCCGCGACCATCTCAAGACGGCACGGACACGGGTCAAGCGCGGGCTGAGAGCGGCCCGCGGCGAACTGCGGAAACTGGCGGCCACGGCGGCCCGGAGCGGTTCCTGCGGTGGGCTGCCCCGCGCGGCGTCCAGGGCGGCCGTGGAGGCCGCCCCGGCACCCGTCCCGCGCGGGAAATGGACCCGCCCGGTGGAGCACTATCGACTCACCGCACCCTTCGGGGGCGCGGGCGGCCACTGGGCCGACGGTCACACGGGCCAGGACTTCGCGGTGCCGGTCGGCACGCCCGTACGCTCCATCGGCTCGGGCCGCATCGTCAGCCTGACCTGCGGCGACGGCTTCGGGATCAGCATGGTCGTACGGCATCGGCGCGGTTGGTACTCGCAGTACGCGCATCTGTCCGCGGCGCTGGCGGTCCCCGGAGAGCGGGTGGGCGCCGGCGAACGGATCGCGCTCTCGGGCGACACCGGCAACTCCACCGGTCCGCATCTCCACTTCGAGGTGCGGCGAAAGCCCTCACGGGGGTCGAGCGTCGACCCCGTGGCATGGCTGCGGAAACGGGGCGTGAGGGTGTGA
- a CDS encoding DNA-binding protein, translated as MSGHIETVVLDREGLSAWVARDRKILAMFQVFHDMGADLVVSANTIVEVSHARVNMPRLRWALSRVKVEPVTEAAAKAAAQLLKATGLHGHKYAIDATVAEAALRQPGPVAILTSDVDDMTRLCGNKVRVVGL; from the coding sequence GTGAGCGGGCACATCGAGACCGTGGTCCTGGACCGTGAGGGGCTGTCGGCCTGGGTTGCCCGGGACCGGAAGATTCTGGCGATGTTCCAGGTGTTCCACGACATGGGCGCAGACCTCGTCGTCAGTGCCAACACCATCGTGGAGGTGAGCCACGCCCGGGTGAACATGCCCCGGCTGCGATGGGCGCTCTCCCGGGTCAAGGTGGAGCCGGTCACGGAGGCAGCGGCCAAGGCGGCTGCACAACTGCTCAAAGCCACCGGTCTGCACGGGCACAAGTACGCGATCGACGCCACAGTCGCGGAAGCGGCCCTGCGCCAGCCCGGCCCGGTAGCGATCCTCACGTCTGACGTCGATGACATGACCCGACTGTGCGGCAACAAGGTCCGGGTCGTCGGGCTTTGA
- a CDS encoding SWIM zinc finger family protein, with amino-acid sequence MSPSLPGPRRAPARRKRAFAATWWGQAWVTALEDSTLDAGRLSRGRTYARKGMVGPATVTPGQVKAAVQGSRPRPYRSSVHLPVLTDTQWDTLLDTIAARAGHLAALLDGEMPAELVDDARQARVPLLPQPAELDPDCSCPDWGYPCKHAAALCYAIAATIDTDPFVLFALRGLGREEVFAQLRARRTATQTTSTPPAPTGIPAAGAYAAWAALADHTPPLPELSEPAPHTAALPVAPPSGTGLVSTDLEHLMTDAAARAARILAGDTASLHLTQHQDAVRIAASNPGPEWFHHLIQNTGAKTTAFARLTRAWRHGGPTGVTVAEQPHTPEPAAMRAARTALAGALAEMTAAPVPLRAWRNRLTLTDHGVQLRLGPDARWYPYLQDDGDWWPAAPADPDPVTALTSVWQQIEE; translated from the coding sequence ATGAGCCCTTCACTGCCCGGCCCGCGCCGCGCCCCCGCCCGCAGGAAGCGCGCCTTCGCCGCGACCTGGTGGGGCCAGGCGTGGGTGACGGCCCTGGAGGACTCCACCCTGGACGCCGGGCGCCTGTCGCGCGGACGCACCTACGCCCGCAAGGGCATGGTCGGCCCTGCCACCGTGACTCCGGGCCAGGTCAAGGCCGCTGTCCAGGGCAGCCGACCGCGCCCGTACCGCTCCTCTGTCCACCTGCCCGTCCTCACCGACACCCAGTGGGACACCCTCCTCGACACCATCGCGGCCCGAGCCGGGCATCTCGCCGCGCTCCTCGACGGCGAGATGCCCGCCGAACTCGTCGACGACGCCCGCCAGGCACGCGTCCCCCTGCTGCCACAGCCCGCCGAACTCGACCCGGACTGCTCCTGCCCCGACTGGGGATACCCCTGCAAGCACGCCGCCGCGCTCTGCTACGCCATCGCCGCCACCATCGACACCGACCCGTTCGTGCTCTTCGCACTACGGGGCCTCGGTCGCGAGGAGGTCTTCGCCCAGCTGCGCGCCCGCCGTACGGCAACCCAGACGACCTCCACCCCACCGGCCCCGACGGGTATCCCGGCCGCCGGTGCCTACGCCGCCTGGGCCGCCCTGGCCGACCACACCCCGCCGCTCCCCGAACTCTCCGAACCGGCCCCCCACACCGCCGCACTGCCCGTCGCCCCGCCCTCCGGCACCGGCCTGGTCTCCACCGACCTGGAGCACCTCATGACCGACGCCGCCGCACGCGCCGCGCGGATTCTCGCGGGCGACACCGCCAGCCTGCACCTGACCCAGCACCAGGACGCCGTACGGATCGCCGCGAGCAACCCCGGGCCCGAGTGGTTCCACCACCTGATCCAGAACACCGGCGCCAAAACGACCGCGTTCGCCCGCCTCACCCGCGCCTGGCGCCACGGCGGCCCCACCGGCGTCACCGTCGCCGAGCAGCCCCACACTCCCGAGCCGGCGGCGATGAGGGCAGCCCGTACCGCCCTGGCCGGGGCCCTCGCCGAGATGACCGCCGCCCCCGTCCCTCTCCGGGCCTGGCGCAACCGCCTCACCCTCACCGACCACGGCGTCCAACTACGCCTGGGCCCCGACGCCCGCTGGTACCCCTATCTCCAGGACGACGGCGACTGGTGGCCCGCGGCACCGGCCGACCCCGACCCCGTCACAGCACTCACCTCCGTCTGGCAGCAGATCGAGGAATGA
- a CDS encoding HAD hydrolase family protein: MTDAPATPPQAPEPDVAPRLIATDLDGTLLHDDKTVSDRTIAALAAAEEAGIVVFFVTGRPARWMDVVSDHVHGHGLAICANGAAVVDLHRGGRIVEVSPLESAVALTVVDMLRSAAPGTSFAVERTGGFHYEPEYPPFQADPTAIVAPAEKLLAEDFAPPVAAGPDAAAGARADTAADPVSTISPISPGSSPISPGSPVGPIGSSISPGSRVGPTNVPTDVDGPVLKLLAHHPDLDPDAFLALARSAAGGLASFTRSSPTALLEISGLGVSKAGTLARCCAERGIAPEEVVAFGDMPNDIEMLSWAGTSYAMANAHPEVLAATTRHSASNNDDGVAAVIEEILQRR; the protein is encoded by the coding sequence GTGACTGATGCCCCCGCCACTCCACCCCAGGCACCCGAGCCGGACGTTGCGCCCCGGCTGATCGCCACCGATCTCGACGGCACCCTGCTGCACGACGACAAAACGGTCTCCGACCGGACGATCGCCGCACTCGCCGCCGCGGAGGAGGCCGGCATCGTGGTGTTCTTCGTCACCGGGCGCCCGGCCCGCTGGATGGACGTGGTCAGCGACCATGTGCACGGCCACGGCCTGGCCATCTGCGCGAACGGTGCGGCCGTCGTAGACCTGCACCGCGGCGGGCGCATCGTCGAGGTCAGCCCCCTGGAGAGCGCGGTCGCGCTCACCGTCGTGGACATGCTGCGCAGCGCCGCGCCCGGCACCTCGTTCGCGGTCGAGCGGACCGGCGGCTTCCACTACGAGCCCGAATACCCGCCCTTCCAAGCCGACCCGACGGCGATCGTCGCCCCGGCGGAGAAGCTGCTCGCCGAAGACTTCGCGCCGCCGGTGGCGGCCGGTCCGGACGCGGCCGCGGGTGCGAGGGCCGACACCGCCGCAGATCCCGTCAGCACCATCAGCCCCATCAGTCCCGGCAGCAGTCCCATCAGTCCCGGCAGCCCTGTCGGTCCGATCGGTTCTTCCATCAGTCCTGGCAGTCGCGTCGGCCCCACCAACGTCCCCACTGACGTCGACGGACCTGTGCTCAAGCTGCTCGCGCACCACCCCGACCTGGACCCGGACGCCTTCCTCGCCCTGGCCCGTAGCGCCGCGGGCGGCCTCGCGTCCTTCACCCGGTCCAGTCCCACCGCCCTCCTGGAGATCAGCGGGCTCGGCGTCAGCAAGGCGGGCACCCTCGCCCGCTGCTGCGCGGAGCGCGGTATCGCACCGGAGGAGGTCGTGGCCTTCGGGGACATGCCCAACGACATAGAAATGCTCAGCTGGGCCGGCACCTCGTACGCCATGGCCAACGCCCACCCGGAGGTGCTTGCCGCGACCACACGCCACAGCGCATCCAACAACGACGACGGCGTCGCGGCAGTTATCGAGGAGATCCTTCAGCGGCGTTAG